One part of the Hydra vulgaris chromosome 01, alternate assembly HydraT2T_AEP genome encodes these proteins:
- the LOC136074050 gene encoding uncharacterized protein LOC136074050, producing the protein MKKKEKICLSSAILQIPIESFFRTPSCCGNQSRSTTPKFGDCKPNKTNSDKPPFKQLHSSTRVPFTPQKNKIASYIFSDKKTNEQIDESQMDLARAVYGTGCSLRVFENKLWIDSFVKLRPAFKLPNRDLLSNSLLERVYNETSITLKNLNEGIINFVVTVPQPIFWTSIETGAESHTGEYMANIVKKIICDVGPMKVLGVCTDNAANMKKAWQLIVTEFPHIYLYGCLAHTLNLIFTDASNLKSIADSQRNCTMVVKGIKNSQILSALLKQHQQKSGQIIQQSLKLPVTTRWASIIHCIKSLHNIRLALRGLAIDDEAKSLAKPIQNLLLSEVFWDKVDRFIKLLKPIAIAIAAVEGDKLSLSIVAQTFSDLKSLFRTISFAVQF; encoded by the exons atgaaaaaaaaggaaaaaatatgtttatcatCTGCTATATTGCAAATTCCAATTGAGTCCTTCTTTCGAACCCCAAGCTGTTGTGGAAACCAAAGTAGGTCTACAACCCCTAAGTTTGGAGACTGTAAGCCAAATAAAACCAATTCAGATAAGCCTCCCTTTAAACAATTGCATTCTTCAACAAGAGTTCCATTCACAcctcagaaaaataaaattgcatcctACATTTTCTCGGACAAAAAGACTAATGAACAAATA GATGAATCGCAAATGGATTTAGCACGCGCTGTCTATGGTACTGGGTGCTCattaagagtttttgaaaataaactatGGATAGACAGCTTTGTAAAATTGAGACCTGCATTTAAATTACCTAACCGTGATTTGTTGTCTAATTCCCTACTTGAAAGGGTTTATAATGAAACCTCAATAACCTTAAAGAACTT GAATGAAGGAAtcattaattttgttgtaaCGGTACCTCAACCTATATTTTGGACCAGCATAGAAACAG GCGCAGAAAGTCATACTGGTGAATATATGgcaaatatagttaaaaaaataatatgcgATGTTGGACCTATGAAAGTTCTTGGTGTTTGTACTGATAATGCAGCCAATATGAAAAAAGCATGGCAACTAATAGTTACTGAATTTCCGCACATATATCTTTATGGATGCCTGGCACATaccttaaatttaatttttactgatGCGAGTAACTTGAAATCAATAGCAGATTCCCAAAGAAATTGCACAATGGTGGTAAAAGGGATAAAGAACTCTCAAATTTTATCAGCTTTGTTAAAACAACATCAGCAGAAATCAGGACAAATCATTCAACAATCACTAAAGCTTCCAGTAACAACtag ATGGGCTTCAATTATACATTGTATAAAAAGTCTTCATAACATCAGATTAGCACTACGGGGATTAGCTATTGACGATGAAGCAAAATCTCTTGCTAAGCCTATTCAAAACCTATTGTTGTCAGAAGTGTTCTGGGATAAAGTGGATAGGTTTATCAAGTTATTAAAACCAATAGCCATAGCCATTGCAGCAGTTGAAGGAGATAAATTAAGTCTCTCCATTGTTGCACAAAcattttcagatttaaaaagtcttttccGGACAATATCCTTTGCAGTCCAATTCTAA